A DNA window from Deltaproteobacteria bacterium contains the following coding sequences:
- a CDS encoding DUF91 domain-containing protein, whose protein sequence is MAIYDKPVRVLMKEDMVKAFHLEPGKQFSKAQAVNWFGEQYPDVKKGTVIAHLVRLSINARSRVHYKPKPVEDDVFFQIDGGHFRLYEPGQDPQPIQNATTEKHSERLEVEEEAEPVGMSEFAYERDLQNYLVKNLELIEPGLKLYEDDGINGIEFPVGGRFIDILAVDSKGDFVVIELKVARGYDRVVGQLLRYIAWIKKEQTDPGQNVRGIIIARDISEDLLLACSSLTSIELFEYELSLALKLVQSCED, encoded by the coding sequence ATGGCTATTTATGATAAACCTGTTCGGGTTTTGATGAAAGAAGATATGGTAAAGGCGTTTCACTTGGAGCCAGGGAAGCAGTTCTCTAAAGCCCAAGCTGTCAACTGGTTCGGAGAACAGTATCCAGATGTCAAAAAGGGAACTGTTATTGCTCATCTTGTCCGTTTATCAATAAATGCCCGAAGCCGTGTTCATTATAAGCCTAAGCCTGTTGAGGATGATGTGTTCTTCCAGATTGATGGTGGGCACTTCCGCCTTTATGAACCAGGTCAAGATCCGCAGCCGATTCAAAATGCTACAACAGAAAAACATTCCGAAAGGTTAGAAGTTGAAGAAGAAGCCGAGCCAGTCGGAATGTCTGAATTTGCTTATGAGCGAGATCTGCAAAACTATCTCGTCAAGAATTTGGAATTGATAGAGCCAGGTTTAAAGCTTTACGAGGATGACGGTATCAACGGCATTGAGTTTCCAGTGGGCGGCCGATTTATCGATATTCTTGCAGTGGATTCGAAGGGTGATTTCGTTGTTATTGAGTTGAAAGTTGCTAGAGGTTATGACCGTGTGGTGGGACAGTTGCTACGCTACATTGCGTGGATAAAAAAAGAACAAACAGATCCTGGGCAAAATGTTCGTGGCATTATTATTGCTCGGGATATCAGCGAAGACTTACTGCTGGCATGTTCTTCCTTAACGAGTATTGAATTGTTCGAATATGAATTATCACTAGCACTGAAGTTGGTGCAGAGCTGTGAAGACTAG